The Linepithema humile isolate Giens D197 chromosome 2, Lhum_UNIL_v1.0, whole genome shotgun sequence genome has a segment encoding these proteins:
- the LOC105670494 gene encoding uncharacterized protein produces MKLLGYCILCLFLTRVQAKPQISKLFPVEGLTTYHEQLSNFTKPFEKFLEKVRTTYDFVFRQSDNTSYVEKILAKNVSNPDSQALKIIQADSINNYTNLRYPNNSWLDQIKSLSLLKEYTSKNSNSIKKNTPILEIKPTIKADGNNVHLTKEKSSNNTKMLPDDDWFNDIQPLGQLELQDEELDKKNEVEIVTPGTTVQLPKTVGRQFLEWLGSFFGLTYSIYTKLSSAVSGKEKVTQ; encoded by the exons ATGAAGCTCTTGGGATATTGTATTCTTTGC CTCTTTCTCACAAGAGTGCAAGCGAAGCCgcaaatatctaaattattccCCGTGGAAGGATTAACGACATATCATGAACAATTAAGCAACTTCACAAaaccatttgaaaaatttctggAGAAAGTACGCACCACGTACGATTTCGTTTTCCGTCAATCCGACAATACCAGCTACGTCGAAAAAATCCTGGCAAAGAACGTGTCGAATCCCGATTCGCAAgctttgaaaataattcaggCCGACTCGATAAACAACTATACGAATCTCAGATATCCTAATAACAGCTGGTTGGATCAAATAAAATCGCTGTCTCTGCTGAAAGAATACACAAGCAAGAATTCGAACAGTATCAAAAAGAACACGCCTATCCTCGAAATAAAACCGACAATTAAAGCGGACGGAAATAACGTGCACCTCACTAAAGAAAAGAGCTCTAACAATACAAAAATGCTGCCCGACGACGATTGGTTCAACGACATTCAGCCTCTGGGACAACTGGAGCTGCAAGACGAAGAGttagacaaaaaaaatgaGGTGGAAATCGTGACACCAGGAACAACTGTTCAACTTCCGAAGACGGTGGGTCGCCAATTTCTCGAGTGGCTTGGATCCTTTTTCGGTCTTACATACAGCATTTACACGAAATTATCGAGCGCTGTTAGTGGCAAAGAGAAGGTGACGCAATGA
- the LOC105670497 gene encoding uncharacterized protein, with translation MDISENQTTIDDIPGRSLPQFSEYLKNPIRSSRMSSNIWAESKELQSVPNFISTNAALNAKIESEVKKSTPNFCEHFLKEFERTSNLIIPSFVKNNTVFGVESDSAPSSDNLLLLSRAELVFLNNSFGNEKEMREKLELLHKRKTAYKKFQIQPTTATTSSTQMTELLQQLQTSNLQQLVKHLEHIEQTKKDATQAETNELAQKHNILNIPYIFKKQLQSANDFINSDRITTNLSDLNVHIETEQENESNLQTVLKIEQQVQTDFPKAEKKSKFRAKLGEVKVSIDCNGVTHYYCPECSLEFPNKDDIEQHIQGHLLERKYQCKECGAMLKRKEHLDQHMRGHSDERPYKCHICLRAFKRNEHLTRHCVIHSGNKDFLCNICQKAFSRKDHLRKHEQTHSSNRKNKQKEEGSYYLDPKDALIFGKNVDPVAISNQEINCILKDKSLESFKPGTTFLQHLQNLQNNSNIFHTFTSMNEQVMKDADILQQAQSVNINDILTQNTKYIPQF, from the exons ATGGATATTTCTGAGAATCAAACTACCATTGATGATATACCCGGTCGCTCGCTACCGCAATTTTCAGAATATCTCAAAAATCCGATTCGTAGCAGCAGGATGTCATCTAACATTTGGGCTGAATCTAAGGAATTGCAATCAGTGCCCAATTTCATTTCCACGAACGCTGCTTTGAATGCAAAAATAGAATCAGAG gtaaaaaaaagtacaccaaatttttgtgaacattttttaaagGAATTTGAGAGGACCAGCAACCTAATCATTCCgagttttgttaaaaataatacagtatTTGGTGTAGAGTCAGATTCTGCTCCATCAagtgataatttattacttttatcacGAGCAGAACttgtatttcttaataatagttttggtaacgaaaaagaaatgagGGAAAAGTTGGAATTGCTTCATAAACGGAAAACCGCTTATaaa aaatttcaaATTCAGCCAACAACAGCCACAACATCTTCAACTCAAATGACTGAGCTTTTGCAGCAATTACAAACTTCAAATCTGCAACAATTGGTCAAGCATTTAGAGCATATAGAGCAAACGAAAAAGGATGCCACACAAGCAGAGACAAATGAACTAGCacaaaaacataatattttaaatataccatatatattcaaaaagcAACTGCAAAGTGCCAACGATTTCATAAACTCGGATCGGATTACGACTAATTTGAGCGATCTGAACGTACATATAGAGACTGAGCAAGAAAATGAGAGCAATTTGCAAACCGTCCTCAAAATCGAACAGCAAGTACAAACTGATTTTCCAAAAGCCGAGAAGAAATCGAAGTTTCGAGCAAAACTTGGTGAAGTCAAAGTCAGCATTGACTGTAATGGAGTTACACATTACTATTGTCCAGAATGTAGTTTAGAGTTTCCAAACAAAGATGATATCGAGCAACACATACAAGGTCACTTATTG gAACGAAAGTACCAATGCAAAGAATGTGGTGCCATGTTGAAGAGAAAGGAACATCTCGATCAACATATGCGCGGTCATTCAGATGAACGTCCCTACAAATGCCATATATGCCTAAGGGCGTTTAAGAGAAACGAGCATCTTACAAGGCACTGTGTCATTCATTCTGgcaataaagattttttgtgtaatatatgTCAGAAAGCGTTCTCACGCAAGGACCACCTGCGCAAACACGAGCAAACTCATTCAAGCAACCGGAAGAATAAACAGAAGGAGGAAGGATCTTATTATCTCGATCCAAAAGATGCCCTAATATTCGGTAAGAATGTTGATCCTGTGGCAATTTCCAATCAGGAGATAAACTGTAttctaaaagataaaagtttgGAGAGCTTCAAACCAGGAACTACTTTTTTACAACATCTTCAAAATCTTCAGAATAATTCCAATATCTTTCACACTTTTACCTCCATGAATGAGCAAGTAATGAAAGATGCAGATATACTTCAACAAGCACAGTCTGTTAATATAAACGACATCTTAactcaaaatacaaaatatataccaCAGTTTTAG
- the LOC105670501 gene encoding uncharacterized protein, with protein sequence MAETLNDSIKKLRKKSRTLLAHVDENSKRVNAEVKKLRSQTLSLINYHNHKSQDCYLRKNSDIWKLRNDSSEISAVLCPDFCDPQRATTSAPNMISSAKLTLTSRKPKEECSRIISRKPVKDCYCYSKVNEMHLRSSRTLHKPTLPCCNCRSLFEFKPIKETDDKTTLTSPISCETFRRVQKIDYTPRSQFLRNVQNKVCELRTGGQGDCVQTCPGLSNYCRFITNARLQDISNEKLTLPNERKHVDEKQKSPNSPTVPANSLASEQHDSDRDNVTCVFNRRAQASAQKLSKSTLRKTIRSRKYQQILESSQRSKSPIQNKKAMQLLKQDYPCRCMNELEKETKRVGKHKLSEYYDRRDRCSKHDDGSAVDDTVNQEVEDLRKFREQNYFETHGSNYTLASSRSSGSLQQYFLNERLFPEPIGRIHRQDLVVTMPPCATTQKKRIHCFPRYVIRQEKKVCNTSYRRKRCQSCPLTGHAIDLGILKTRPLLNSLALKYQKQIP encoded by the exons ATGGCAGAAACGCTTAATGACAGCATAAAAAAGTTGCGCAAAAAAAGCCGAACATTATTGGCACATGTTGATGAAAATTCCAAAAGAGTCAATGCTGAGGTAAAAAAGTTGCGTTCACAAACATT atctttaataaattaccataatcataaaagtcaagattgttatttaagaaaaaacagTGATATATGGAAATTACGTAACGATTCCAGTGAAATCAGTGCTGTTTTATGTCCAGACTTTTGTGATCCACAACGTGCAACCACATCAGCACCAAATATGATATCTTCTGCAAAGTTAACATTAACATCTAGAAAACCCAAAGAGGAATGCTCAAGAATTATATCTAGAAAGCCAGTAAAAGATTGTTACTGTTATTCCAAAGTGAACGAAATGCATCTAAGATCATCAAGAACTTTGCATAAGCCCACATTACCTTGCTGTAATTGCAGAAGTCTGTTTGAGTTCAAACCTATCAAAGAAACTGATGATAAAACAACATTAACTTCGCCGATTAGTTGTGAAACATTTAGAAGAGTTCAGAAAATTGACTATACTCCTAGATCTCAATTTCTTCGCAATGTGCAGAATAAAGTTTGCGAATTACGGACTGGAGGTCAAGGAGACTGCGTGCAAACGTGTCCAGGATTGTCTAATTATTGCAGATTTATAACAAATGCGAGGCTGCAAGATATTTCTAATGAGAAATTAACATTGCCAAACGAGCGTAAACATGTTGATGAGAAACAAAAATCTCCAAATTCCCCAACAGTGCCAGCAAATTCATTAGCAAGTGAACAACATGATTCCGACCGCGACAATGTCACCTGTGTTTTTAATAGAAGGGCTCAGGCATCTGcacaaaaattgtcaaaatcaACATTACGAAAGACTATCAGATCTAGGAAATATCAGCAAATATTAGAGTCGAGCCAAAGATCAAAATCGcctatacaaaataaaaaagcaatgcAATTGCTCAAGCAAGATTATCCTTGTCGCTGCATGAATGAACTGGAGAAAGAAACTAAACGTGTTggaaaacataaattatcagAATATTACGATCGAAGAGATCGATGCTCGAAGCATGATGATGGTTCCGCAGTTGACGATACCGTAAACCAGGAGGTTGAAGACTTAAGAAAGTTCCGAGAACAGAATTACTTTGAGACGCATGGCTCGAACTACACGTTGGCATCGTCCAGATCGTCAGGATCGTTGCAACAGTATTTCCTCAACGAGCGACTGTTTCCAGAACCGATAGGCAGGATTCATAGACAGGATTTAGTGGTAACAATGCCGCCATGCGCGACAACACAAAAAAAGCGCATCCATTGCTTTCCCAGATATGTGATAcgtcaagaaaaaaaagtctGCAATACGAGTTATAGACGTAAACGATGTCAAAGCTGTCCTCTCACTGGTCATGCTATCGATCTTGGAATTTTGAAGACTCGGCCGTTACTAAATAGTTTGGCGCTCAAGTATCAGAAACAAATTCCTTAA
- the LOC105670502 gene encoding protein takeout-like, which produces MKTIAIFYFAVIATTIAVELPSNFKTCKRSDPNMSQCLTNVVKEAIIFLADGLESLKIEPLEQMKFEFKINGTHGPVQMTQEYQNGKLYGLTKRFELHDFQIDWDNSVMKFYVFHEEISFLGDYKVQGKILVVPVYGNGKFKMSVYNVTTHHEIYFKTFEKNRESYIRVNKYFIKTFYKRVTLHYDNLFDGNEALGNNINKFVNDNSMYLFGEFVPFLEEAFARAFFKISNQIFTHVPMNKIFPLT; this is translated from the exons ATGAAGACAATAgctattttctattttgcagTAATTGCAACCACAATAGCGGTAGAATTGC cAAGCAATTTTAAAACTTGCAAACGATCGGATCCAAATATGTCACAGTGCCTCACGAATGTTGTCAAAGAAGCAATCATCTTTCTGGCTGATG GTCTGGAGAGCTTGAAAATTGAACCTCTTGAACAAATGAAGTTtgagtttaaaataaatggaacCCATGGCCCAGTACAAATGACACAAGAATATCAAAATGGCAAGTTATATGGATTAACAAAAAGATTTGAATTACATGATTTTca aatTGATTGGGATAATTCAGTTATGAAGTTTTACGTTTTCCACGAGGAAATAAGTTTCTTAGGCGATTATAAAGTTCAAGGCAAAATTCTGGTAGTGCCAGTCTATGGAAACGGAAAGTTTAAAATGTCTGTAT ATAATGTAACGACACATcacgaaatatatttcaaaacgtTTGAAAAGAACAGAGAGTCTTACATAAGAgtgaacaaatattttataaagacttTTTACAAACGTGTAACACTACATTACGATAATCTCTTTGATGGAAATGAAGCTTTAG gtaataatataaacaaattcgTCAATGACAACAGCATGTATCTCTTCGGGGAATTTGTACCGTTTCTTGAGGAAGCTTTTGCTAGGGCCTTCTTTAAAATCAGTAATCAAATTTTCACTCACGTGCCAATGAACAAGATTTTTCCACTTACATAG